The Nitrososphaera sp. region TAGAGACTGCAAGGAGCATGGAGCGGCTTGCCATACAAGAGGGCAGAATCCGAGAAGCAGTGCATTACCAAGCGATGGCTCAGATTTACCAGCAGTTGCTTGACAACTATTCGTTGTCAAACAGTTACGACACACCTTGACATTGTATCGTGTAGAACCAATGAAATATTCCAAATACTGATACATAGTGCGTCCACGTTCTGGCAGCGCATATCGGATTCTTGTTGTTGATGACGAACCTGACATAATCCCGGTTATCAGGCGGTATATGCTACGGGAAGGTTTTCTGCTAGATGACTTCACCGACTCGGAACTGGCAGTGCAACAGTTCAAGCCTGACTTTTACGACTTGGCATTGCTTGACATCCGGATGCCGAAACTAAACGGGTTTGACCTTTACAGACAGCTAAAGATGCGGGATGACAACCTCAAAGTATGCTTCCTTACAGCCTATGAACTGTACTTCAATGACTTTAGAAAAACATTTCCAGAAATACGAATATCCTGCTTTATCAAAAAGCCTGTTGAATTGAAAATGTTAGCAATGTCGATAAGAGGGACACTAGACTCCGCCGACTGAGAAACCTACGCTCATCCTTGGCAAGTTAACAGAATCCTTTACCGGATCTCTTTTAACTCTGGACTAATATAGCAATGCTAACATTCGGTCTTGACCCTAGCCGAACGGATTTAGCACTTGCTCCTCCCGATACCTTCAAGTAGTCTAATCGGCGGCGAACTTTATATCTACCAAGAACTTTTTAAACTCGCTTGACTCTGAGATTATCAGATCAATACTTCGCAGGAGCATAGCGTAAAAGAACTCCATCGCTTCATGGCTCCTCTGGCAGTTGGGACAGATGTTATTCTCCTTTGGCAAGAACTTTTGAAGCTCCTTTCGCTTGCTAAATTCGTCATACGCCTGTTTTAGTACCTTCATCACTGGCGTCCTCATTTCCTCCGTTATGCTGTCAAAAAGGCCGCTCACCCGAAGAGTAGCGTCAAAATCGTCGTCAATCCCATACTTGCCCCATGTACTTCGCTCGCAAACAAACCTCTTTCTTCTTTCGCCCCTTGTCTTTTTGTCACGAGGGTAAAGAAAGACGTATTCGAGCCGGTATAGCTCCTTCAACGTGGAATAAACCATGCTTGTCGGAATCCGCTCCTTCTGTACAATCTCTTCAGCGGTAATTCCCTGAGCCCCTGCCTGGCGTATGTAGTCCATAATCCGCCAAGTAGTCTCTTTTGAGAGGATGTCTGCCTCAACATATGACTTGACTGGAAAGTGTGTCAGGTAAGTGTGGATCTTTTTTGGCCTGCGGCTGTACACACCTGACCTCAATCGAGCACAGTAATATGCTTTTGCAGATTCTCGGAATTACAGAAATTCAGAGAATTTAGAAGAATTGAGCGAGAATCATTAAAAAGATCCACCATCAAATTGCCTCCGCTACAAAAAAGGTGCCTGACAAAGGCAGCTATACTGGGAAAAGTGCTCAAGAAATAAAATGATTTTTACTGACAATTATTCTGGACTATTCCTGACAGCGATAGTTTTGCTGCTTGCAGGCGCAGCAGCCTCTCTTGCTTTGCGGCGAGGGCGCATGGGCAGTATCGCTTCATTTGTTCCGGCATTCGGCGCCTCTGTTCTCCTCATCGCATTCTCAGTCATGGTCATAACGTCACAATCAAAGCTTCAGACATCCGATGCCTTTTGGTCATCAATTCCCGAGTTGTCCATCGACCTGTACGTCGACGGAATGTCTGCATTTTTCCTGCTCATACTAGGACTTGTCACACTTGCGGTTTCGATTTATTCAATTGGCTATTGCAGCCATTACAACCGCGATAGCCGTTCACTCGGATTTCTCTTTAACCTCTTTGTACTTTCGATGGTAATTGTCATCGCATCAAACAGCGTCTTTTCCTTTTTGATTTTTTGGGAACTGATGTCGCTTTCCTCCTTCTTTCTTGTAATCTACGAGCATGAAGAGGAGCTCAACATCCGCTCCGGCATGATGTACCTCATCATGACACACATTGGAACGGCGTTTATCCTGGCATCGTTTCTTGCACTCTTTGTTCAGACGGGCAGCCTCTCGTTTGATTCATTTAGAAATCATGCTCTGCCCATGCCGCATTACATAAGAGACATCGCATTTATCCTTGCATTTATCGGATTTGGCGCGAAGGCCGGTCTTGTTCCTCTGCACATCTGGCTTCCAAAGGCACACCCATCTGCTCCAAGCAACATTTCTGCCCTAATGTCTGCTGTAATGGTTAAAGTCGCGATTTATGGCCTCGTCAGAACTACGTTTGATTTTGCCGCACCAAGCACTGCAGAGGATGTCTGGTGGGGGGTAACCCTCATCATTGCTGGCTCTGCGTCAAGTATCATCGGCATACTCTATGCAGCGGTAGAGAATGACATTAAACGCGCGCTGGCGTACAGCACCATCGAAAACGTTGGCGTAATTGTGCTGGGCATTGGCATATCTGCAGTCTTTCAGTCATTCCACCTCGCATCGCTGGCAGCTTTTGCGCTCCTTGCTAGCATGTACCATTCGCTAAACCATGCGACGTTTAAGAGCCTGCTTTTCATGGGAGCCGGCTCTGTAGTTTTTAGCACGCACACAAAAAACATCGAAAAGCTGGGCGGGTTGATAAAAAAGATGCCTTGGACTGCGCTGCTCTTTCTTATTGGAGCCATTGCCATCTCGGGGCTTCCACCACTCAACGGCTTTGTAAGCGAGTGGCTTCTGCTGCAGTCATTTCTCTCATCGTACCACATACCCAGCCTGGCGCTGCAGGTTCTGATTAGTCTTGCCGGCGTCGTCATAGCGCTTACTATCGGATTAACCCTTGCCACTTTTGTCAAGATTTTTGGAATCACATTTCTTGCAAGGCCACGATCCGAGGCTGCAAAGTCAAGCCATGAGGTGCCAAGAACAATGCTCGCGGGAATGGCAATGACCGCCGCAATGTGCGTCATTCTTGGGATAATGCCGGTTATCGCTACAAGCCTTATCTCCAACTCCTTTCGTCTAGATGGCAATCAACTGCCACAAACGCTGTCCCCCTTTGCCGCTCTTGCCGCACCGGCTGGTGCATCTTCCAACATGTCGCCTGGTTCGCTTGCTCTGATGCTTGGCTGTGTAGGGGCATTTGCAATCGGAGTCTTCTCGATCGGAGGACGAAAAACGACCAGAAGAATCTATAGCACCTGGGACTGCGGCTTTGAAGGACTTGACGAGAGGATGCAGTACACCGCCAGCGCGCTTTCACAACCAATACGAGTTATCTTCAGGACTCTTTACAAGCCCTACAGCGATTCAGAGGTCAGTTACTTCTCAGAGTCAAACCATTACCTGAAAAAAAATGCCAGAGTGGAGGTCTACACAAGGGACTTGTTTGACGATCTATTCTACCGGCCTGTTACTAGGGCGACGATTGCAGTACTTGATGCTGTCCGCAAGATGCAGACTGGCAAGATAAACGCTTACCTCATGTATATCATGATCGCGCTCATTGCCTTACTCGTGTATGCCGGAGTGAGCCGCTGAGATGCTCGAGTCTCCAAGTTTGTTCGGATATTTCATTGGGGCGGTTCAGGCATTGACACTGGTCGTTCTTGCTCCGCTGTTTACCGGCATTATGCGCAAGGTCAAATCCAGAACACAAAAAAGAATTGGAGCAAGCGTACTCCAGCCGTACTATGACCTTGCAAAACTAAACCGGAAGGATGAAGTAGTGTCAGACCAGAGCTCCTGGATCTTTCGCTTTGCGCCGATAGTTATCCTGACCTCTACTGCAACGGCTGCGGTTTTTGTTCCGGCCTTTCTGCCATCCAGCCCGTTTGGCATTGCAGGCGACATCCTCGTCGTGTTAGGTTTGTTTGCACTTGCAAGGTTTTTTACAATTCTTGCCGGCCTTGATGTTGCCAGCTCTTTCGGGGGACTTGGGGCAAGCAGGGAAATGACGATCTCCGCAATAGTGGAGCCGGCGTTATTTCTCACCATCTTTGTGGTTTCTCTTAACCTGGGCGGGACCAACCTATCAACCATAGTTAGCGCATCTTCCGCACAGTTTGCTTCAGGCGTCATCATCCTCCCAAGCATGCTCTTTGCCCTGATAGCGTTCTTTGTAATAATGATGGCTGAAACGGGGAGGATTCCATTTGATAATCCTGCAACCCATCTAGAGCTAACAATGATTCATGAGGCGATGGTCCTGGAGTACTCTGGAAGAAGCCTTGCGATGATCCAGCTCTCGCAATCCATCAAGCTGGCTGTTCTCATGACCATATTTGTAAACATCTTCGTACCAGCCGGCATGTCCACAGCGGCTGGCGGCGCATACGCGGCAGTAGGAGTTGTAGTCTTTGTTGTCAAGCTGGCGCTTGTTGCGGCAATGGTCGCATTTACGGAGACAAGAGTTGCAAAATGGAGGTTCTTTAGGCTTCCTGACTTGTTGGCAGTTGCGATTGCAAGCTCGATGTTGGGCATTATCTACTTTTACTTTTGGAGATAGAGTGTTTTGGCATTACCTCAACCTGACCTGCTAACAATGTCGGCTGCAGCACTCTTGATAGCCACATTTGCTGTAATAGTGCGGAGGGGCTTTTTAGACTGGCTTAGCGGATATCGCTACCAATCCCTTGTCCTTGCTGCCGTGACTGCTGTCATTGGATACATGACCGGCGTATGGGAGATCTATATTGCGGCTGTACTGACCCTTGTCATAAAGGCAATAGTCATACCAAAGGTACTCCTGCGCGTTACACAGAAGATAAAGGGCAACCTCGGCGAGTTCAACCCATACATCAGCTTGCGAGCTTCGGTGATAATCTCTGCCTTTCTTGTCGTCTTTGCGTACGCTCTTGTTGGAGAAACATTTGCCACGTCAAAACTTGATAGCGTGGCAAAGAACTACCTGCCCGTTGCCCTTGCGCTGTTCTTTATCGGCCTATTTGCCATGGTGAGCAGACGAGTCGTACTTAGCCAAGTGGTAGGTCTGTTGATTATCGAAAACGGGCTCTTTCTCTTCACCGCCTCGCTGACTCACGGATTTTCACTATTGATAGAGGTAGGAATTTTTGCAGATATTCTCATTAGCGTGCTTATCTCGGCGATCCTGCTTTCGAGGATTAGCCAGACATTTGACTCGCTTGACATGGGCAAGATCGAGCAATTGAGAGATGATTGAAATGACATTTGGCCTAACCCCACTAATTGATGCAGGCTCGCCATCAGGTCTCCTAATTCTAACTATGCTCTTAACCCCCGCCGTCGGGGCCATTTCACTGCTTGTAATTCGCGGCAAGCGCGCTATTGAACTTGTCACGCTTGTATGCGCAGGACTTGTGGCGATCGATGCCCTTGCTCTTGTCTCCGACGTCTTGGCAGAAAATCATGCCTCCGCGTTTGGCCAAATATTTTACCTTGACTCTTTCGGTGCTCTTGTACTCATGCCAATAGCAGGCATCGGCTTTGTCTCTGCTCTTTATTCGATAAGCTACATGAGCAAGCAGTACGAACGCGGCATGATAGACGACAGGCAGCTCCGGCGGTACTACCAGGCCCTTAACGTATTTGTCTTTACGATGCTCCTTGTCCCAGTATCGAACAATCTTGGGATAGTTTGGGTTGCCATAGAGGCAACAACCCTCGTCTCCGTGCTCCTCATTATGCTCTACACCAAAGAGGGCGCGATTGAAGCGTCGTGGAAGTACCTGGTAATTGCGACCGTCGGGCTCTCGTTTGCGCTATTTGGCATCGTCTTCTTTTATTATGCCAACTCTGCAGTTACGGCGAACGCCGACTCAGCGATGAACTGGACTGACATGGCCTTGAATGCGAAAGCGCTGGATCCAAACATCGTCAGGATAGCCTTTGTGTTTGTCTTGATAGGCTTCGGCACCAAAGCCGGTCTTGCCCCGATGCACAGCTGGCTTCCCGACGCACACAGCGAGGCGCCCACACCCGTGAGTGCACTCCTCTCCGGGGTTCTACTCAACTGTGCCATCTACGTCATCCTCCGCTTCCATATCGTTAGCATGGGCTCACTTGGTCAGTCGTTCTCCAGCCTCCTCCTGATTGTCCTCGGTATAGTCTCCGTTGCAATTGCTGCCGCATCGATTTACTTCCAGAAGGACATGAAGCGAATGCTCGCATATTCGAGCATTGAGCACATGGGAATTATTTCGGTAGCAATGGGTTTTGGCGGGTTTCTTGGCATCTATGGCGGTCTGCTTCACATAATAAACCACTCCTTGGCCAAGCCGCTGATGTTTTTTGCAAGTGGGACGGCTAGCCAAAGATACGGGACAAAAGCTATGGCAAACATCAGAGGCGTTATCCAGACAGCGCCTGCCCTTGGAGTCTTGCTGCTGATAGGCGGGCTTGCAATCGCCGGCATGCCTCCCTTTAACATATTTGTCAGCGAGTTTCTAATACTCACATCTGGGTTTGCATCAGGCCAGTTCCTTGCGAGCTCGGTGCTGATCGCCCTTCTAGTTTTGATTTTTGCAGGATTCATGCTTCATATTATCCGCATGGTCTTCGGCAAGCCAGCCGGTTCTCTCAAAGCTTCCCCAACGGAAAGCATTGAAGAAAGCAGATCCGGAAGCAAGAGCTACATGTTAGCAATTCTGCCCATGGCTATTCTTGCGGTATTTATCGTGGTCTTTGGGTTCTATGTCCCGCAGCAAATTCATACGCTTGCAGTAAATGTCTCACAGATCTTTAACCAGACCTCAGCGCTACCGAGCCCAACTGCCTTTGGGGGACCAAAGTGAAACTAACTTGAAAGAAAGCGGCGGTGTAATTTCAGAAAGCCTGATGTCAACTCTGGAGGCTCTTCCGCAGGAAAAAATAAAAAAAATACAGCTGTTAAACGGAAACGAAATCCACGTAAAAGTTTCAGAGGCTCAATATGTTCCAGAGATCTGCAATCATGTACAGAATGCATCTCGTTCAAGGCTTGTAATGATGATATGCAGCGACGAACGCCAGCTGGGCCTTGGCTTTGCGCTTAGGCACGTCTTTGAGGCAGAAGGGAGGGATCTTTTCATATTTGTGACCTCTCAATGCGCGCAAAGCGGACCGGATGGCGCAGAACAAGCCCCTTCATTTCCCAGCGTCGTGCTTCAAATGCCCTCAGCCGCTCTTTATGAAAGAGAGATAAAAGACATGTTCGGGCTGTCACCAGAGGGCAATCCTGATACCCGGCCTCTTGTACTTCATGAACAATGGCCCAGAAATCGCTTTCCTCTCCGGAAGGACTTTGAACTTTGCAGCAAGGCCGATAGGGTCGCCGGACAAGAATACAAGTTTGCCAAGCTCGAAGGTGAAGGAATATGCGAAATTCCGGTTGGCCCGGTTCATGCAGGCATAATTGAGCCCGGCCACTTTAGGTTCAGCATACGGGGTGAAAATATTCTCAATTTGGAGACGAGGCTGTACTATACTCACAAGGGAATTGAAAAAAGAGCAGAAAGCATGACGTTGGAACAGGCAGTCCTTCTTAGCGAGAGGATCTCTGGCGATGAGGCGGTCGCAAACTCGTTGGCGTACTGTCAGGCCATTGAAAAGCTGGGGGGCGCCAGAGTTCCCGAACGAGCACTCCTCATAAGAACACTTTGCGCTGAGATGGAACGAACATACAACCACATTGGGACCTTGGCAGGCATGACTACCGACGTAGGCTTTTCATTTGGAGCAGCGAGATTGAATATCCTGAAAGAGAGAATGATGTCTCTAAACGAGCAAGTGAGCGGGAGCCGGTTGCTCTTTGGAGTTAATAGACTTGGCGGCGTCGGAATTGATGTCTCAGACGAGGTCGGGGAATCATTAGAGCAGTCGCTCGCAGCGTTGCTAGATGACTTTAACCGCGTATTATCGATGTTGAAATCAAAATCCTCCGTTACAGATAGACTGAGAAACACAGGCACAATTCCAAAGCAGGTTGCTGTAGACCTATCCCTGGTTGGTATCGCGGCCAGATGCGCTGGAATCGACGTTGACACAAGGCGTGATCATCCTTATGCAGCTTACCCGACGCTGCAAATAGATCTTAACCATGATTCGCCCCAAAACGCTACGAGGTACAGTGTGGAGATGCAGAAAAGAGTGGGGGATGCACTGTCGCGCTTTGACGTAAGAGCGGAAGAAGTGGTCGATTCGATACGCATAGCGCGGGGAGTTGTGTGCAGACTTCTTAAAAATGCAGAGAAAGACCTAGTTGACGAAAAGGCGTGCATGAAACTAACGCCCTATAGCCATGCGCTCGGATATGCCGAGTCACACAGGGGACAGACTCTTCACTGGGTTGAGATTGGGGGCAACGGAAGTTCTCTCTTCCGGTACAAGATAAGGACCGCCTCATTTTCTAACTGGCCTGCAATAGAACAGGCAGTCTTGAGCGATATCATTCCGGATTTCCCTCTCGTTAACAAAAGCCTGGATCTTTCATACTCGGGAAACGATCTGTAATGCTTGGAAGAAAGTATATGCGCAGAGAGGATGCTGGAAACCGAAAACTAAAGAAAAAAGCGGAGCAGGCCGGCAACACGAAATATCCGAATTCGAGCCTTGCTCGGGACATACTTGGCAATGGGATTGAAACGTTGCAGGAAGACATCGCAAATCTCAAAGCCGCCGAGAATTTTAGAGGGAGCATATCGCTTGAAGTGCCAACGGGTGACGGAATTCAAGGCAAGTTCTATGATAAGTACCGCATCTGTGCAGAGGAATGCCCAAGCGAGGCGATAAACCTCTCAGAACCTGTATCCGAAAGTCGAATGACAGTCGACACTGGCAAGTGCATTTTGTGCGGAAGGTGTCAGGATCTGGCGCCCGAATTATTTAGAATCAAAAGCCAGCCTGTCAATCCAGTCAGAAGGAAGTCAGAGCTGATACTGTATGCTCCTGGCACCAATTTGCCTGACTCACAAGCTGACCCAGGCTGTGAAGCAGTCGGTGAAAACCTCAGGAGCAAAGTCAACAAGATACTTGGAAGGTCTCTCGCAGTTAGAGAAGTGGATACGGGGTCATGCAACGGTTGCGAGGTTGAGATAAACGCCTTGAACAATCCAATCTACGACATTGAGAGGTTTGGTATACACTTTGTTGCCTCTCCACGCCATGCCGACGTCCTCTTGGTGACCGGTCCTGGCTCACGCAACATGGAGATTGCTCTTAGACGCACGTATGAAGCCACACCTGACCCAAAGATTGTCATCGCCGTGGGTGCCTGCGCATGCAGCGGCGGAATATTCGGAGACACCTATGCCACTTCAGGTGGAATCGAAAAAATTGTTCCTGTAGATGTGTTTATTCCTGGCTGTCCTCCGCGACCACAGGCACTATTGTACGGATTGCTTTTGGCTTTAGACAGGATAAAGTCCAAAACGCATAAGGATTGAATAATTGTCTGGGCTCTCTAATTCCGAACATGATGTCTTGATTGATGCGAGAATATCGAGAAAGCAATCAGCTCATAGTGTAAATACGGGTTCG contains the following coding sequences:
- a CDS encoding response regulator, whose protein sequence is MRPRSGSAYRILVVDDEPDIIPVIRRYMLREGFLLDDFTDSELAVQQFKPDFYDLALLDIRMPKLNGFDLYRQLKMRDDNLKVCFLTAYELYFNDFRKTFPEIRISCFIKKPVELKMLAMSIRGTLDSAD
- the hyfB gene encoding hydrogenase 4 subunit B, whose amino-acid sequence is MIFTDNYSGLFLTAIVLLLAGAAASLALRRGRMGSIASFVPAFGASVLLIAFSVMVITSQSKLQTSDAFWSSIPELSIDLYVDGMSAFFLLILGLVTLAVSIYSIGYCSHYNRDSRSLGFLFNLFVLSMVIVIASNSVFSFLIFWELMSLSSFFLVIYEHEEELNIRSGMMYLIMTHIGTAFILASFLALFVQTGSLSFDSFRNHALPMPHYIRDIAFILAFIGFGAKAGLVPLHIWLPKAHPSAPSNISALMSAVMVKVAIYGLVRTTFDFAAPSTAEDVWWGVTLIIAGSASSIIGILYAAVENDIKRALAYSTIENVGVIVLGIGISAVFQSFHLASLAAFALLASMYHSLNHATFKSLLFMGAGSVVFSTHTKNIEKLGGLIKKMPWTALLFLIGAIAISGLPPLNGFVSEWLLLQSFLSSYHIPSLALQVLISLAGVVIALTIGLTLATFVKIFGITFLARPRSEAAKSSHEVPRTMLAGMAMTAAMCVILGIMPVIATSLISNSFRLDGNQLPQTLSPFAALAAPAGASSNMSPGSLALMLGCVGAFAIGVFSIGGRKTTRRIYSTWDCGFEGLDERMQYTASALSQPIRVIFRTLYKPYSDSEVSYFSESNHYLKKNARVEVYTRDLFDDLFYRPVTRATIAVLDAVRKMQTGKINAYLMYIMIALIALLVYAGVSR
- a CDS encoding NADH-quinone oxidoreductase subunit H; this translates as MLESPSLFGYFIGAVQALTLVVLAPLFTGIMRKVKSRTQKRIGASVLQPYYDLAKLNRKDEVVSDQSSWIFRFAPIVILTSTATAAVFVPAFLPSSPFGIAGDILVVLGLFALARFFTILAGLDVASSFGGLGASREMTISAIVEPALFLTIFVVSLNLGGTNLSTIVSASSAQFASGVIILPSMLFALIAFFVIMMAETGRIPFDNPATHLELTMIHEAMVLEYSGRSLAMIQLSQSIKLAVLMTIFVNIFVPAGMSTAAGGAYAAVGVVVFVVKLALVAAMVAFTETRVAKWRFFRLPDLLAVAIASSMLGIIYFYFWR
- a CDS encoding hydrogenase 4 subunit F, giving the protein MTFGLTPLIDAGSPSGLLILTMLLTPAVGAISLLVIRGKRAIELVTLVCAGLVAIDALALVSDVLAENHASAFGQIFYLDSFGALVLMPIAGIGFVSALYSISYMSKQYERGMIDDRQLRRYYQALNVFVFTMLLVPVSNNLGIVWVAIEATTLVSVLLIMLYTKEGAIEASWKYLVIATVGLSFALFGIVFFYYANSAVTANADSAMNWTDMALNAKALDPNIVRIAFVFVLIGFGTKAGLAPMHSWLPDAHSEAPTPVSALLSGVLLNCAIYVILRFHIVSMGSLGQSFSSLLLIVLGIVSVAIAAASIYFQKDMKRMLAYSSIEHMGIISVAMGFGGFLGIYGGLLHIINHSLAKPLMFFASGTASQRYGTKAMANIRGVIQTAPALGVLLLIGGLAIAGMPPFNIFVSEFLILTSGFASGQFLASSVLIALLVLIFAGFMLHIIRMVFGKPAGSLKASPTESIEESRSGSKSYMLAILPMAILAVFIVVFGFYVPQQIHTLAVNVSQIFNQTSALPSPTAFGGPK
- a CDS encoding NADH-quinone oxidoreductase subunit C: MKESGGVISESLMSTLEALPQEKIKKIQLLNGNEIHVKVSEAQYVPEICNHVQNASRSRLVMMICSDERQLGLGFALRHVFEAEGRDLFIFVTSQCAQSGPDGAEQAPSFPSVVLQMPSAALYEREIKDMFGLSPEGNPDTRPLVLHEQWPRNRFPLRKDFELCSKADRVAGQEYKFAKLEGEGICEIPVGPVHAGIIEPGHFRFSIRGENILNLETRLYYTHKGIEKRAESMTLEQAVLLSERISGDEAVANSLAYCQAIEKLGGARVPERALLIRTLCAEMERTYNHIGTLAGMTTDVGFSFGAARLNILKERMMSLNEQVSGSRLLFGVNRLGGVGIDVSDEVGESLEQSLAALLDDFNRVLSMLKSKSSVTDRLRNTGTIPKQVAVDLSLVGIAARCAGIDVDTRRDHPYAAYPTLQIDLNHDSPQNATRYSVEMQKRVGDALSRFDVRAEEVVDSIRIARGVVCRLLKNAEKDLVDEKACMKLTPYSHALGYAESHRGQTLHWVEIGGNGSSLFRYKIRTASFSNWPAIEQAVLSDIIPDFPLVNKSLDLSYSGNDL
- the nuoB gene encoding NADH-quinone oxidoreductase subunit NuoB, encoding MLGRKYMRREDAGNRKLKKKAEQAGNTKYPNSSLARDILGNGIETLQEDIANLKAAENFRGSISLEVPTGDGIQGKFYDKYRICAEECPSEAINLSEPVSESRMTVDTGKCILCGRCQDLAPELFRIKSQPVNPVRRKSELILYAPGTNLPDSQADPGCEAVGENLRSKVNKILGRSLAVREVDTGSCNGCEVEINALNNPIYDIERFGIHFVASPRHADVLLVTGPGSRNMEIALRRTYEATPDPKIVIAVGACACSGGIFGDTYATSGGIEKIVPVDVFIPGCPPRPQALLYGLLLALDRIKSKTHKD